The genomic interval GTTAAAGTTGATCTCCCCTAGCAGGGTGCGCTGGAGATCGAGGTCTTTGAAGGTTTGCAGTGAAAAATCCCGTCGCCCTTTGGTGTACTTCTGCTTGACGTCGTCTGAGCTCAGCAGGTTGGCGGGGGTCAGCCTGGACGGCGAGGTGGGAGAACTACTGCGGCTGGGAATCAGCGGGGCCGGGCTCTGGTTGCCGGAGTGCGATCGCTCTCGCCGGGCCCGAATTGCCGCCGCCATCCGCGACGAGGGAGAGCCACCGGAATGGCTGATGCCGGGGTGCTTGGCAGGACTACTGACTGCGCCATTGCCGTTGGTGAACCCATTGGCGACTGGCCCGGACGGGGAGGGAAAGGCCATGTTTTGGGCCAGGCTCTCCATATATGGCTCCAGATCCAGGTCGCGGTGAATCGCCTCCACACTCTGGTAGCGGTGCTTCACCGAAATCTCCAGCATCTTTTGCAGCACCCCCGCGAAATGATCGCTGATGTGCACGTGCTCCCGCCACAGCAGTTCTCCCGTATGGGGATCGTAGTTGAGGTCCTTCGGGGCTTTACCTGAGAGCAAATAGATACAGGTGACCCCAAGGGCGTAGATGTCGCTGGCGTAGACAGGGCGCATGGCCATTTGCTCGGGCGGCGCGTAGCCGGGGGTGCCAATGGCGTAGGCGGTGAGGGCCGTTTGGTCGGAGTTGGCGGCCTGCAGCGGGTTGACTTTGTCCTTGACCGCGCCAAAGTCAATCAGCACCAGTTTTTTGTCCTGGTCGCGGCGAATGATGTTGGCCGGTTTGATGTCGCGGTGGATGACGTGGTTGTCGTGGACGTACTGCACCATCGCCAGAATTTCGCTCAGGAACTGCTTTACCCCCGCTTCGGTAAAGGGGCCGCCCCGCTTGACCTCCTGCTGCAGGGTGAAGCCGTTGATATACTCCTGGACCAGAAAGAACTCCTGCCCGCTTTCAAAATAGTCAAGCAGGCGGGGCAGCTGCGGGTGGTTGCCAATCATGCCAAGAATCTTGGCTTCCCGCTTAAATAAGTCGCGGGCCATGTCCAAAATGTGGGGAGCCTCGGCCGAGGGGCGTAGCTGCTTGATGACACAGGGCGGTTTGCCTGGCAGCATTTCGTCACGGGCCAGGAACGTGGCGCCAAAGCCGCCCCGTCCCAGGGCCCGAATCATCCGGTAGCGGCCCCGCAACAGTAGCTCTGCCCCACAGTTTTGACAGTGACTGACGGTGGGGGGATTCTTGGGCTTTAAACAGTCGGGGTTGATGCAGTAGCTCATGCGGCCCAGAATGGTTGATATCTAGACGTAGTCCGAAGACGACGCCTGGGGTTAAGTTAACCAGCAGCGGGGCAGTTGAATGGGGAGCCACAATGCCGAAAATACGGGAATTGTGAGGGCCGACCCCATGCGGTAATGCCACATTACCCCAATTGTTCCCTCTTTCCGAGGGGGGTTATAGCATTCATCCACAGGGATATATACTTCGGCCCCAAATCGCGCTCAAATGTAAAAAGTCGATGAACCCTGATCCCCATCTGCAATTGTGCGGCAGGGGCAGTGCACCCGTAGGGCGTATCCTCAAATCGGGCCCAACACCTTATTACTATTAGCGCTGCCACGCTCAACCCCAAAAACAGGCCAGGGGCGACGACCGCTGATCTCAGGGGGATGAGAAGTTACTTGGTGACAGCCCCTAGAAACCCGCCTGCAGACCTTGAGATCAAGGCGGCCCTTGGGTAGATGCAAGGCCCACGGGGTAGAATGTTTGGGCAATCCACTACAGCGTGCTGGCTTTTCCAGCCGTCCCATCAGCCCCACCATGCGCATATCTCTCAACTGGCTCAACGAATACGTCGATGTTCAGCTCTCTCCCCAGGAGCTAGCCGATGCCCTGACCATGGCGGGCTTTGAGGTAGAGGACATTGAAGACAGACGCGCCTGGGCCGATGGCGTAGTGGTCGGTCGAGTGGTAGAACGCACCCCGCACCCCGATGCCGACAAACTCAGCGTTTGTGTGGTGGATATCGGCCAGGCCGATAGGTCAACTATAGTGTGTGGCGCGGCCAATGTGCGCGCCGATATTTTTGTAGCGGTGGCCACGGTCAATACCTATCTGCCGGTGGTCGATCTCACTATCAAGCCGCGCAAACTGCGGGGTGTGCCCTCCGAGGGGATGATCTGCTCCCTGGCGGAACTGGGGCTGGCCAAGGATTCTGAAGGCATTCACATTTTTGAGGCCGAGGGGCTGGAGCTGGGGCAGGACGTGCGCCCGCTGCTGGGACTGGATGACGTGGTTTTAGATGTCACCTCTACCGCCAACCGGGCCGACGCCCTTAGCATGGTGGGGATTGCCCGTGAAGTGGCGGCGATCACCGGAGCGACCCTGCGTCTGCCTGGGACTGAGGCGACCAAAATTCCCCACGGCAGCACCGCGCCCGCCATTGCCCTGACCGATGAAAAAGCCTGCCCGATCTACATTGGCACGGTGCTGGAGCGGATTGCCCTGGGGCCGTCCCCCCAGTGGCTGCAGCAGCGCCTGATGGCTGCGGGCACTCGACCTATCAATAATGTGGTGGATATCACCAACTATGTGCTGCTGGAGTGGGGGCAGCCGCTGCACGCCTTCGATCGCGATCGCCTGCTGACCACGGGTGATGGGCTGACCCTGGGCGTCCGCTACGCCCAGCCTGGCGAGACCCTGGTCACCCTCGACAGTCAGACGCGGCAGCTCCAGCCCGAGACACTGCTGATTACCGCCAACGATCAGCCCGTAGCCCTAGCCGGGGTGATGGGCGGCGAAGCCACCGAGGTGCACGATGGCACCCAGGCCATTTTGCTGGAGGCGGCTTGCTTTGATGCGGCGGCAATTCGCAAGTCGGCCCGGAGCCAGGGGTTACGCACCGAGGCCTCGGCCCGCTACGAGCGCGGCGTCAACCCGGCGGAGCTGGGGCTGGCCTGCGATCGCGCCCTCCAGTTGCTGCAGGAGCTGACCGGGGCTACTGTGGTGGCCCAAACCGTGGGCACGACCGCCCTCGGGGCCGCCATTCCCGAGCGGGTGCTGACTCTGCGCCTGGCCCGGGTGACCCAGCTGCTGGGCCAGGTGGTCAATCTGGGGGACACCCCCCAGGCGTTGCCGCCCGACACCATTCAGCAGCTGCTGGTAACCCTGGGCTGCCGGGTGGCCCCCACCGACGATCCGGGGGTGTGGGCCGTGACGGTGCCCGCCTTCCGCTACCGCGACCTGGAGCGCGAGGTCGATCTCATCGAAGAAATTGCCCGCCTCTACGGCTACAATCACTTTGCCGACACCCTGCCCCAGAAGGCGGTGGGCGGCTATCTGTCGGTGGAGGCCGCCCTGCGCCGCCGCCTGCGGGAGGCCTGTCGCGCGGCGGGGCTGACCGAGCTGCTGCACTACTCGCTGACCAAACCTATCAGCGATCGTCAGGTCACTCTGGCCAACCCCCTTTTCCCAGAATACTCAGCCCTGCGGCAGGACCTGATCGACGGGCTGATCGATGCCTATGCGTTTAACCTCAACCAGGGCAATGGCCCCCTCCACGGCTTTGAGACCGGCCACATTTTCTGGCAGGACGAGGACGGCATCCACGAAGCCGAAGCGGTGGGCGGCATTGTCGGCGGCGACGGGAGATCGAGCCAGTGGGTGACCAGCGGTCAGCCCCAGCCGCTCACCTGGTACGAAGCCAAGGGAATTTTAGATAGCGTGTTCCATCGGCTGGGGCTGGCGGTGGACTACCGCGCCGATCGTACCGACCCGCGCTTTCACCCCGGCCGCACGGCGTCGCTGTGGGTGCGGGGGCGGCTGGAGCTGGGTCGCTTTGGTCAGCTCCATCCCCAGCTGCGCCAGCAGCGTCAGCTGCCCGCCGAGGTGTATGTATTTCAGCTCAACTGGTTGGCCCTGGCCACCTGCCTGGTGCCGGTGTTGCAAAAGTCGGTCAGGTTTGCCCCCTACTCGACCTTCCCGGCCAGCGATCGCGACCTGGCCTTCTACGCTCCCCTGGCGGTGTCGGTGGCCGACCTGACCACCGCCATGACCAAAGCCGGGGGCAAGCTGCTGGAGTCGGTGGCCCTGTTTGATGAGTACCGGGGCACATCCGTCCCCGAGGGCCAGCGCAGTCTCGCCTTTCGCCTGATCTATCGCTCCCAGGAGCAGACCCTCACCGACGATGCCGTCGATCCGGTCCACCAGAAGGTGCGGGCCGCCCTGGAGAAGCAGTTTGGCGTCACCCTGCGCAGTTAGGCAGGCAGCACGGTTTCCAGCAGCGCCGTGGCCAGAAACGCAGCACCAATGCCGCAGATCACCAGACCAGCGGGCTGGATGGAAACGGCACTGGTTCGCTGGGTGAGCTGTCGCCCAACCCAAAAGGCCGCGATCGCGATCGCCAGCTGAATTGCTGTAAAGCCGATTAAATAGGCCACCAGCGGCATGGTCTGAGCCCCAAAAATGGCCTCGCCGTAGGCAAAGCCGTGGAAAAGCCCCGCGATCGCCGCCAGCCCCGCCAGCCCAGCACTCTGGGGCCGGTCTTTGCGAGCCAGCAGCAGACCAAAGCCCAGCACCGACCCGGCGATGATGGGTTCAGCCATCGGTAGGGTGATCTCAGCCAGGTGCAGGCCCGTGCCCACCATGGCGGTCAGCACAAAAACCACGGGGATGGCGATGCCCCAGGCGCTGACCGCCGCCAGCAGCCCCAGCGCCACCACAAAGGCCAGGTGGTCAAAGCCAATTACCGGGTGCCCCAACCCTGACAGAAACCCCTCGACAGCGGTGGTGGGCACCTGCCCCCCGGTTGGGTGGTGGGCCAGACCGGGCCGCGGCAGCAGCAGCAGGGCGGCGATCCCACCCACCAGGCCCTGACCGATCAGCGGTGAGCGGAAGGCAGCCCTGATGAACCCCAGGGCAGACATGCAATTATTCATCCGTACCTCGCAGACGAAACTAGAACTACAGCGGCGATCGGCGGGCATTCTGGCTCGGTCAACTTTGGATTGGTGATTTTGGATTTTGGCGCAGTAGTTTGTCAGCCAAAATCGACCATCTAAAAGCCAAAATTTCCTCACAGCTGCGGGACAGCGGCAGGCTTGCACTGCACTTTCCCCGTTACCTCCGGTGGCTGATCCCCACCGGAACCGACAGCGCCCAAGCATCATAACACCGGGGGAAGGTCGCCCCGCCGTTGGTTTATCAATAGTGACCTTGGGCGAATTGAGGGGATGGTGCGGCTCGAACCGCCCTATCGACGGACAAAGCCTTAACGGGATTGCGTTAGCATCAATCTGTCCAGGGACGCACAAGGCCAGGGACGCACAAGGCCAGGGACGCACAAGGGACGAAGCCTTAATGGGATTGCGTTAGCATCGATCTATCGGTATCTCGGTTAACAATGGTTTCATCGTCTCGTTTGGCCCGGCAAAGAGAAATTGTCGAAGTCGTGCTGAGCCACGGCTGGGACTACATGCGACGGCTGCTGGTCGGCGGCCAGGCCGATGAGCCCGAGCTACCGCCCCCGGCCGTGCTGCGCAACATTTTGACTGACCTGGGGCCGGTGTACGTCAAGCTGGGGCAGCTGTTGAGCACCCGCCCCGACCTCATGCCCCCGGCCTACATTGAGGAACTCAGCAGCCTCCAGAGCACAGTTCCAGCTGTAGACCCCAAAGAAATCGAAATTCACATTCGCCAGTCCCTCGCGGCTGCCCCAGAGGAGCTGTTTGAGCGGCTTGAGTACCACGCGATCGCCGCAGGTTCGATCGCCCAAACCCACAAGGCGGTGCTCAAGGATGGTCGCCAGGTAGCGCTCAAGGTGCAACGCCCCGGCATTGAGCGCCAGGTCGATCGCGACATGACGTTGATTCGCGACATTGCCAGGCTGGTGTCGGCTACCCAGTTTGGCCAGCGCTACAACGTAGTCGAACTGGCCGAAGAATTTGCCGATGCCCTCAACGCCGAACTCGACTTCACCACCGAGGCTACCTATACCGATCAGCTGCGGCTCAACCTATCCAAAAGCGCCTGGTACGATGCTGGAAAGCTCATCGTGCCGGAGATCTACTGGGAACTCACCAACTCCAAAATTATGGCGATGGAGTGGCTGGAGGGCACTCCCCTGCTCAAGGCCGACCTGCGGGCCGAAGATGTCCACAGCAACAGCCTGGGACTACGAGCCCAGGCCACAACGTTGCTGTTTCGAGCCTTCTTTAAGCAGTATTTCGTCGATGGCTTCTTTCACGCCGACCCTCACCCCGGCAACATTTTTTACTTAGAAGACGGTCGCTTGGCCCTGCTGGACTGCGGCATGATGGGCCATATGGATCCACGTACCCGCACAACCATGACGGAGATGGTGCTGGCCATTGTCAATTGCGACGCCCAGCGCTGTGCCCAGCTCACTTTGCAGCTGGCCGAACCTCTCAAGCCCGTGAACCTGGCTCGGCTGGAGAGCGACTACACTCGCCTGCTGGGTCGCTATTACGGCCTCAGCCTAGAGCAGATCAACACCGCCGAAATTTTTGGCGAAATTTTGGCGGCAGGCATTCGCAACAACCTGCGCTGGCCTGCCAATGTGGGGCTATTTACCAAATCGCTGGCCAACCTGGAGGGGGCGGCTCGCCAGTTTAACCCCGGTGTGAACCTGATCGACGAAGTGCGCCCGCTGATGGCTGATTTGTTCCGGCAGCAGCTGGTCGGTGACGATCCGCTGCTGGCGCTGCTGCGCACGGGGTTAGAGTTTCGCAACCTGTCGCTCAGTTCACCGCGCCAGGTGGGCTTTTTGCTCGATCGCCTCAGCTCTGAGCAGCTCACCCTAAACCTCAAGATTCAGGGGGTGGACGACCTGCGGCGCAGCCTCGATGAGGCCTCTACGCGGCAGTCGTTTAGCATTGTGGTGGCCGCTTTAATCGTGGGAGCGGCGATCGTGGCTACGGGCCGCCAGTCGCCCCAGGGGCAGATTCTCAGCATTGTTTTATTCGCGGCGGCTAGCTTCTTTGGCCTGTGGTTGCTGTTTAGCATTGTGCGCCCCAGGCGGCGACGGTAGCGATCGCCGCTGTTTAGAGTTTTGTATCTACTAGCTGACGCGGA from Leptolyngbya sp. KIOST-1 carries:
- a CDS encoding HupE/UreJ family protein, whose amino-acid sequence is MNNCMSALGFIRAAFRSPLIGQGLVGGIAALLLLPRPGLAHHPTGGQVPTTAVEGFLSGLGHPVIGFDHLAFVVALGLLAAVSAWGIAIPVVFVLTAMVGTGLHLAEITLPMAEPIIAGSVLGFGLLLARKDRPQSAGLAGLAAIAGLFHGFAYGEAIFGAQTMPLVAYLIGFTAIQLAIAIAAFWVGRQLTQRTSAVSIQPAGLVICGIGAAFLATALLETVLPA
- a CDS encoding serine/threonine-protein kinase, whose protein sequence is MSYCINPDCLKPKNPPTVSHCQNCGAELLLRGRYRMIRALGRGGFGATFLARDEMLPGKPPCVIKQLRPSAEAPHILDMARDLFKREAKILGMIGNHPQLPRLLDYFESGQEFFLVQEYINGFTLQQEVKRGGPFTEAGVKQFLSEILAMVQYVHDNHVIHRDIKPANIIRRDQDKKLVLIDFGAVKDKVNPLQAANSDQTALTAYAIGTPGYAPPEQMAMRPVYASDIYALGVTCIYLLSGKAPKDLNYDPHTGELLWREHVHISDHFAGVLQKMLEISVKHRYQSVEAIHRDLDLEPYMESLAQNMAFPSPSGPVANGFTNGNGAVSSPAKHPGISHSGGSPSSRMAAAIRARRERSHSGNQSPAPLIPSRSSSPTSPSRLTPANLLSSDDVKQKYTKGRRDFSLQTFKDLDLQRTLLGEINFNQSKLPGANFQGADLSNANFGRANLNRANLRNAKLVKAYFHYANLEGADLRGANLAQACLSNANLRGANLCGADLTGALIADEQLAMARTNWSTVMPNGRRGVL
- a CDS encoding ABC1 kinase family protein — its product is MVSSSRLARQREIVEVVLSHGWDYMRRLLVGGQADEPELPPPAVLRNILTDLGPVYVKLGQLLSTRPDLMPPAYIEELSSLQSTVPAVDPKEIEIHIRQSLAAAPEELFERLEYHAIAAGSIAQTHKAVLKDGRQVALKVQRPGIERQVDRDMTLIRDIARLVSATQFGQRYNVVELAEEFADALNAELDFTTEATYTDQLRLNLSKSAWYDAGKLIVPEIYWELTNSKIMAMEWLEGTPLLKADLRAEDVHSNSLGLRAQATTLLFRAFFKQYFVDGFFHADPHPGNIFYLEDGRLALLDCGMMGHMDPRTRTTMTEMVLAIVNCDAQRCAQLTLQLAEPLKPVNLARLESDYTRLLGRYYGLSLEQINTAEIFGEILAAGIRNNLRWPANVGLFTKSLANLEGAARQFNPGVNLIDEVRPLMADLFRQQLVGDDPLLALLRTGLEFRNLSLSSPRQVGFLLDRLSSEQLTLNLKIQGVDDLRRSLDEASTRQSFSIVVAALIVGAAIVATGRQSPQGQILSIVLFAAASFFGLWLLFSIVRPRRRR
- the pheT gene encoding phenylalanine--tRNA ligase subunit beta, whose product is MRISLNWLNEYVDVQLSPQELADALTMAGFEVEDIEDRRAWADGVVVGRVVERTPHPDADKLSVCVVDIGQADRSTIVCGAANVRADIFVAVATVNTYLPVVDLTIKPRKLRGVPSEGMICSLAELGLAKDSEGIHIFEAEGLELGQDVRPLLGLDDVVLDVTSTANRADALSMVGIAREVAAITGATLRLPGTEATKIPHGSTAPAIALTDEKACPIYIGTVLERIALGPSPQWLQQRLMAAGTRPINNVVDITNYVLLEWGQPLHAFDRDRLLTTGDGLTLGVRYAQPGETLVTLDSQTRQLQPETLLITANDQPVALAGVMGGEATEVHDGTQAILLEAACFDAAAIRKSARSQGLRTEASARYERGVNPAELGLACDRALQLLQELTGATVVAQTVGTTALGAAIPERVLTLRLARVTQLLGQVVNLGDTPQALPPDTIQQLLVTLGCRVAPTDDPGVWAVTVPAFRYRDLEREVDLIEEIARLYGYNHFADTLPQKAVGGYLSVEAALRRRLREACRAAGLTELLHYSLTKPISDRQVTLANPLFPEYSALRQDLIDGLIDAYAFNLNQGNGPLHGFETGHIFWQDEDGIHEAEAVGGIVGGDGRSSQWVTSGQPQPLTWYEAKGILDSVFHRLGLAVDYRADRTDPRFHPGRTASLWVRGRLELGRFGQLHPQLRQQRQLPAEVYVFQLNWLALATCLVPVLQKSVRFAPYSTFPASDRDLAFYAPLAVSVADLTTAMTKAGGKLLESVALFDEYRGTSVPEGQRSLAFRLIYRSQEQTLTDDAVDPVHQKVRAALEKQFGVTLRS